A genomic window from Quercus lobata isolate SW786 chromosome 10, ValleyOak3.0 Primary Assembly, whole genome shotgun sequence includes:
- the LOC115962588 gene encoding cytochrome P450 71A1-like translates to MAILSLLQQSWQELHKITFIHLLPLLFLLSFLYVFKCIRSSGKPNLPPSPPKLPIIGNLHKLGSLPHRSLQALSKKYGPVMFFYFGHAPTLVISSADMAREMMTTHDIVFSNRSKTTATNFLLYGCTDLVFAPYGEYWRQVKKICVLELLTLKRVQSFQNTREEEVSILIKKVRDSCLKGVSINLSEFLIETSKNIVTRCAFGKKFEEEDGKGRFSELPRKLAVLLTTFFWRDFFPSLGWIDILTGKIASLKSTFGELDAFLNQVVEEHKTMKSDDEHPKNKDFVDILLHLQKNGMLDFEPTHDNLKAILLDMFAGGSETTSTTLEWVMAELMKNPSIMKRAQEEVRRVVGSKSKIDLNDINQMDYLKCILKEGLRLHPPVPLLVPRETSASLQFGGYDIPPKTRVFVNVWAIQRDPKLWDRPEEFFPERFKDNPVDFMGLNFQFLPFGGGRRGCPGLIFAVASLEYVLANLLCWFDWRLPTINAQGEDLDMTEVNALTAFKKNPLHLVPTLHSS, encoded by the exons ATGGCTATTCTATCGTTATTACAACAATCATGGCAAGAGCTACACAAAATAACCTTCATTcacctcctccctcttcttttccttctctcATTTCTATATGTTTTCAAATGCATTAGAAGTAGTGGAAAACCCAATTTACCTCCATCCCCACCAAAGCTACCAATCATTGGCAACCTTCACAAGCTTGGCTCACTTCCACACCGTTCTCTTCAAGCCCTCTCTAAGAAGTATGGCCCTGTAATGTTCTTCTACTTTGGCCATGCTCCAACCCTTGTGATATCATCTGCAGATATGGCAAGAGAAATGATGACAACACATGACATAGTTTTCTCAAACCGGTCAAAAACCACAGCTACCAATTTCTTACTTTATGGATGCACAGACCTAGTGTTCGCACCCTACGGTGAGTATTGGAGGCAAGTAAAGAAAATTTGTGTCCTTGAACTTTTGACCCTCAAAAGAGTGCAATCGTTCCAGAATACAAGGGAAGAAGAAGTTTCTATATTGATCAAAAAAGTACGTGACTCATGCCTGAAAGGTGTTTCTATTAATCTAAGTGAGTTCTTGATTGAAACCTCAAAGAACATCGTTACTAGATGTGCATTTGGAAAAAAGTTTGAAGAAGAGGATGGTAAGGGTAGGTTTTCAGAACTACCAAGAAAGTTAGCGGTGCTACTTACTACCTTTTTTTGGAGGGATTTTTTCCCTTCTCTAGGTTGGATTGATATTCTTACAGGAAAAATAGCTAGTCTAAAATCCACTTTTGGAGAACTAGATGCTTTTCTAAATCAAGTGGTTGAAGAACACAAGACAATGAAAAGTGATGATGAACATCCGAAAAACAAAGATTTTGTGGATATTCTCCTACATCTGCAAAAGAATGGCATGCTTGACTTTGAGCCTACTCATGACAACCTCAAAGCAATCCTACTA gaCATGTTTGCGGGAGGAAGCGAAACAACTTCAACAACTTTGGAATGGGTAATGGCTGAGCTCATGAAAAATCCAAGTATTATGAAAAGAGCACAAGAAGAGGTAAGAAGAGTGGTGGGCAGTAAGTCAAAGATAGATTTAAATGATATCAATCAAATGGATTATTTGAAATGTATCCTCAAAGAAGGTCTAAGACTGCATCCGCCAGTTCCTCTTTTGGTACCTCGAGAAACATCAGCAAGTTTACAATTTGGAGGTTATGATATTCCACCCAAAACAAGAGTGTTTGTCAATGTATGGGCAATCCAAAGGGACCCTAAACTATGGGATAGGCCAGAAGAATTTTTCCCAGAGAGGTTTAAAGACAACCCAGTTGATTTCATGGGTCTAAATTTCCAATTTCTCCCATTTGGAGGTGGGAGAAGGGGGTGCCCAGGATTGATATTTGCTGTTGCTTCTTTGGAATATGTGCTTGCCAACCTTTTATGTTGGTTTGATTGGAGGTTGCCTACCATTAATGCACAGGGAGAAGATTTGGACATGACTGAAGTTAATGCTCTCACAGCATTTAAGAAAAATCCTCTCCATCTTGTACCAACATTGCACTCTTCTTGA